AGCTTAATCAAACGGGCTGTGCCCTTACCGGTGTGACAAACGATAGCAATTTTTTGACTTTTCAAACTCACTTGTCGGCTAATAACCAACTCGAAATAAAGACTGAGATAAGACAGCTCAATGCCTGGTACCTCACGGTCTAAGACTTCTTCTAAGACCTGGCCAGTAATCTCTGCCAGAGTGAAGGATAGTGGGTATTGTTTTTGGACCTCATGGAAAAAGAGATCCTCACTATTAACCCGGAATAACAAGCGACGAATAAGAAAAATTAAATGATTACGCATAGCTTGGTATAACTTTTCCTGGTCAAATTCAATGGCTAAGTCACGTTGAATGGCTTGGAGGACTTCTTGGTAAACATGGTCAACAAAGGCTGAGTTAAAGCTCTCCGGTACAATGTCTTCCTTATTGTAAATATTAAACGGATAGGCCAGGTACTGGTATTCATAATGACTTAGGGTGAGGTTGAAATAATCTTCAATTTCAGCAATAAAGACTTCATAGTCCTCTTGTCCTTGTAAGAAGTTCTGGTAGTGAAGTATCTCACTCGTCAAACCGTGCCCTTGACGGACACGGAGTAGAGTGACATAAACAACTTTTAAGAGTAAATCTTTGGTGAAATTGGTCATATTAAAATTAGGGGCCAAATTCAACAAATGCGTCTTATCTTTGATAGTGAATTGATCTTCCTTGAAGTAAGAAAGAACGATATTGACATAGGCCGTGCGGATATCGAGCTCATCCCCTTCCAGAGTCAAACCCTTATTGGGGGTGCCCACAATGGTGAGGTGATAATCCGTTAACTCTTGACGAAGGTGACTGATATCATTATTCACCGTCCCGCGACTAACCGTGGTCACTTCAGTAAGGTCATCGATAATCACAGCCTCTTGGTCTTCAATCAGCTGTTTAAGAATATAGGCTTGCCGTTTATTGGAAGAATTAAAGTCAGTATCTTGGCGAAATTTTCCTGCTAGAATTTTCTTGAAAGCAGCAAAATCTTTAATGGTCAAGTGATAGACCTTGTCTTCTAAAGTAATGCTGGCAATGCCTCCCAGCTCCTGGTTGAGGAGTTGGATATTCTTTTTGAGGGTTTGGCGACTTGTCTTCAGCCCCGCTTCAAACTCCGCTTGTGAAATCTTGGGGTGCATATATAAATTATTTAAAATTTCATACCAACGATCAACAAGTGCCATAACACCACTCCTTAACTAGCCTCTTGTCTTGCCTCCCGCAACGTTGATGGTTACTCCGGTAATATAGGAAGAATGGTTAGATACTAAGTAAGCGACCACATCGGCCACTTCACTTAATTTACCGCTGCGGCCTAAAGGAATTGTGGTGGTCTTTGAATACCCGGCACGTAAATCATCGACCGTAATGCCACGGGTATAAGATAGGGATTCTTCATAAGCTAGGGTTCTTAGACCAGTTTCTTCTAAAATCCCAGGAGCCACACCAACCACACGCACATTGTGTTTGCCTAATTCCTTAGACCAAGAGCGGGTAAATGAGTAAACAGCTGCTTTTGTTGCTGCGTAAGGGCTTTGACCTTCGGAACCTTCTAGTCCTGATTCAGAACCCATATTGATGATTACGCCTTCGCCTTTATCTACTAAGATCCGACCCACCGCTTGGGCAACCAAGAAGACACCTTTTTGATTGATTGCTACCATTTTATCAAATGTTGCGTCATCCAGTTCATATTTTCCGTTAGGGTCTTTAGGATCCACTAATAAACGAGGTACGTTAATCCCAGCATTATTGACCACAGCATCCACAGTCCCAAAGTGGTCCACCACTTTTTGAACACTGGCTTCCACATTTTCTCGTGAAGAGACGTCGGTTTTCACAAAGAGTAAGTTATCATGTTCGACATGGTTGTCAGAAATATCAAAGTTGGCTACCTTACAGCCATCATTTAATAGTTCTTCCACTACGGCAGCCCCAATTCCTGAAGATGCCCCTGTAACAATAACTACCTTACCTTCAATACCTAACCAATTTTCCATAATCGATTCACCTCTCTAAATTTTTTGTTCTTTTCTTTACACTTAGTATTGTATCGGTAAGCGCTGTCAAAATTAATACAAGGTTTTTTCGCTCGATAAAAAAAGTCTTTGACTAATCCTTTTCATAAAAGCGCTGATATAAAAAGAACTAGCAGTCTTTTCACGTACTGCTAACTCCGCAAGCAATGCATAAAAAAATGCCATACTCTTTTGAAGTATGACATTGACTAATGAAAGCTAATATTAAAATCATTCAACCAAGAACTAAAAGGTGTGCCAATAGAGAGCCTAAGGTCTTCATCAATACAAAGTATTTCTACCTCTTAGTTTTTCAAAAAGTCTTTTATTGCTTTTAAGGAAGGGTAAACGCCGATTAAGTAATCTTCATTTACATGATCAAATTCACCATTTCTTAAAGGAATTTCTGGCACGTAAAAAGTAGGGATTTTCGCCCGCGTGCTAGCTAATAAACCGTTCAACGAATCCTCGATAACCACTGCTTCCTGGCTACTTACTTGGAAATGCTCCAGAACTTTAAGAAAAATATCTGGCTGTGGTTTACCATATTCAATTTGATTACCATATATTACAAAATCGAAATGAGGCATTAACCCACTAATTTCTAAGATATCTTCTCCGCGATCGATAGGAGAAGAAGTAGCTACGGCTAGTGATAAGCCATTAGCTTGTAAGTATTCTAGCAATTCAAAAGCTCCCACTTTTAAATCAATTTTACCCTGGCTAATAACTTCTTTAAAATAAGCGTTCCGCTTTTCTCTTGCTTCCTGTGCTAAGCTTTCGTCTCCACCTAAAATATCTTGAATTAAACGATTATTATGTTTTCGGGTTCCTCCACGCATTTTTTCAAGCATTTCTTGACTAATAGTAGCATTATAATCTTTTAATACGGTTCGCCAGCCTGCTTGGTAAATCTTTTCCGTATCCACTAGAGTGCCATCTAAGTCAAAGATCACTACTTTGATTTGGCTAAGGTCATTCTTCATATTGCTAATCCCTAAACAAAACTATCCCGGTCATGAACAGCGGTCCAATCGGCAGAAAAATCGCTGACCGCTTTTTCAATATTGGCGTTTTCAACAAACTTATCCACAACATCATCCCCAACCGTAATGTATTGAGCTCCGGCTTCTAAAGCACTAGTCACCTGATTAATATTCTTAAAGGAAGCGGCAATGATTTCGGTGTCGCTGTTGGTCCGCGCTAATTGATAGGAAACAGAGGAAATCACTTCATAAGGATCGGTATCTAAGTTAAGCATACGGTTCACGTAAGGAGCCAAGAAATCAGCGCCTAATTCAGCCGCCAACAAGGCTTGAATTTTAGAATAGATGCCAGTGGCGGTAATACGAACCCCTTCTGCCTTTAAGGTTTTAATAGCCCGCAAACCTTCCTTATTCACTGGGATTTTAACACATACTCGGTCATTGACTGCTTCTAAGATGGCGTGAGCGTCCTTAACAATCCCTTCATAGTCCTTAGCCACTACTTGGACATGGAGGTCTTTGTCTAACCCAATCACTTCTTGAATGGCATTTAAACGCTCGACCACATCAATGTCGCCAGCTTTTTTCAGGATGCTAGGGTTGGTGGTAACCCCCTCTACCGGTAAATAAGTCACATAATCCTTGATTTTGTCTAAATTAGCGGTATCCAATACCAACTTCATTAGAATCATCCTTTCTTCTAATATTAAACGAATAAACAATCGTTTTTCTTTTTCTACTACCTCTAGTTTACTAGAAATATTAGAAATGTCAGCGCTTTTATAAAACTAATGAGTGCTTTTTCTTATTAGTAACTACTTTAATTTTCAACATAAAGGTTCACATATAAAAAGCAC
The nucleotide sequence above comes from Aerococcus urinae. Encoded proteins:
- a CDS encoding BglG family transcription antiterminator, which gives rise to MALVDRWYEILNNLYMHPKISQAEFEAGLKTSRQTLKKNIQLLNQELGGIASITLEDKVYHLTIKDFAAFKKILAGKFRQDTDFNSSNKRQAYILKQLIEDQEAVIIDDLTEVTTVSRGTVNNDISHLRQELTDYHLTIVGTPNKGLTLEGDELDIRTAYVNIVLSYFKEDQFTIKDKTHLLNLAPNFNMTNFTKDLLLKVVYVTLLRVRQGHGLTSEILHYQNFLQGQEDYEVFIAEIEDYFNLTLSHYEYQYLAYPFNIYNKEDIVPESFNSAFVDHVYQEVLQAIQRDLAIEFDQEKLYQAMRNHLIFLIRRLLFRVNSEDLFFHEVQKQYPLSFTLAEITGQVLEEVLDREVPGIELSYLSLYFELVISRQVSLKSQKIAIVCHTGKGTARLIKLQIQRILGTSLELSTFSEGEFNQEDPSQYFAIFTTIPLDKTRIKRPIIQLDNLFDESYIRSQWNSVQRHNPLFSQLVYLDFLTLDQGESYEDLLQVMTDKVIEETGVSAEFQQAIFDREAISDKVFDQGIAMPHTVVEDFDQIILFIGQVEADIKEKGRPIDLVFLLGIPSQTNQVMDELLINIYEAIFAVANNQDLKALLKTTHSLEEIQDILQGDDAL
- a CDS encoding SDR family oxidoreductase, producing the protein MENWLGIEGKVVIVTGASSGIGAAVVEELLNDGCKVANFDISDNHVEHDNLLFVKTDVSSRENVEASVQKVVDHFGTVDAVVNNAGINVPRLLVDPKDPNGKYELDDATFDKMVAINQKGVFLVAQAVGRILVDKGEGVIINMGSESGLEGSEGQSPYAATKAAVYSFTRSWSKELGKHNVRVVGVAPGILEETGLRTLAYEESLSYTRGITVDDLRAGYSKTTTIPLGRSGKLSEVADVVAYLVSNHSSYITGVTINVAGGKTRG
- a CDS encoding HAD family hydrolase; this translates as MKNDLSQIKVVIFDLDGTLVDTEKIYQAGWRTVLKDYNATISQEMLEKMRGGTRKHNNRLIQDILGGDESLAQEAREKRNAYFKEVISQGKIDLKVGAFELLEYLQANGLSLAVATSSPIDRGEDILEISGLMPHFDFVIYGNQIEYGKPQPDIFLKVLEHFQVSSQEAVVIEDSLNGLLASTRAKIPTFYVPEIPLRNGEFDHVNEDYLIGVYPSLKAIKDFLKN
- a CDS encoding fructose-6-phosphate aldolase, with product MKLVLDTANLDKIKDYVTYLPVEGVTTNPSILKKAGDIDVVERLNAIQEVIGLDKDLHVQVVAKDYEGIVKDAHAILEAVNDRVCVKIPVNKEGLRAIKTLKAEGVRITATGIYSKIQALLAAELGADFLAPYVNRMLNLDTDPYEVISSVSYQLARTNSDTEIIAASFKNINQVTSALEAGAQYITVGDDVVDKFVENANIEKAVSDFSADWTAVHDRDSFV